Proteins encoded within one genomic window of Eurosta solidaginis isolate ZX-2024a chromosome 1, ASM4086904v1, whole genome shotgun sequence:
- the CAH7 gene encoding putative carbonic anhydrase 3 isoform X2 gives MFKIWALFLLFGLQRISASHWSYPDRDLNEAFPNWGGICDTGKRQSPINLSKDKSLKGVFDKLKFENFNERQNGVTLVNNGHSIVLSNFSKQMEVKGGPLLDEYVVEQLHLHWWSEHTINNMRYPLEVHIVSRNKRYANVSMATNFKEGLTVIGVLYHVSNERSEAIEQIIEHLQDVKDYEKLDQPAHMKQSFVVRQLFPKLNGYITYSGSLTTPSCAEAVTWIILSETFPVTLAQVDSFKDTHYEANKVLKSNYRDIQKSYNRPVIFVDDVVGAANHMQVSVGAIIFMFIAIKFM, from the exons CACTTTTTCTACTCTTTGGACTACAACGAATAAGCGCTTCGCATTGGAGCTATCCAGATCGAGATTTAAATGaag CTTTTCCAAATTGGGGTGGCATCTGTGATACGGGAAAACGTCAAAGTCCAATCAACCTTAGCAAAGACAAATCTTTGAAAGGAGTCTTTGATaaacttaaatttgaaaacttcaatGAAAGGCAAAATGGTGTAACATTGGTTAATAATGGACACTCCA TTGTTCTCTCAAACTTCTCAAAACAAATGGAAGTGAAAGGTGGTCCACTACTCGACGAATATGTGGTCGAACAACTACATTTACACTGGTGGTCTGAACATACCATAAACAATATGCGTTATCCGCTTGAAGTGCACATTGTGAGTCGTAATAAACGTTATGCCAATGTTTCCATGGCAACGAATTTCAAAGAAGGTCTCACTGTTATTGGCGTACTCTATCATGTTTCGAATGAGCGTAGCGAGGCGATCGAGCAGATCATCGAACATTTGCAAGATGTAAAGGACTATGAAAAACTCGATCAACCGGCGCATATGAAACAATCATTCGTTGTACGTCAGTTATTTCCCAAACTCAATGGTTATATAACATATTCTGGTTCGTTAACCACGCCCAGTTGTGCTGAGGCGGTTACTTGGATTATTTTGAGTGAAACATTTCCAGTAACGTTAGCGCAG GTTGACAGTTTCAAGGATACTCATTATGAGGCGAATAAAGTTTTGAAAAGTAATTATCGCGATATACAAAAAAGTTATAATCGTCCTGTAATTTTTGTTGATGACGTTGTGGGTGCAGCCAATCATATGCAAGTGTCAGTTGGCGCAattattttcatgtttattgCCATTAAATTTATGTAA
- the CAH7 gene encoding putative carbonic anhydrase 3 isoform X1, whose amino-acid sequence MLRLFSALFLLFGLQRISASHWSYPDRDLNEAFPNWGGICDTGKRQSPINLSKDKSLKGVFDKLKFENFNERQNGVTLVNNGHSIVLSNFSKQMEVKGGPLLDEYVVEQLHLHWWSEHTINNMRYPLEVHIVSRNKRYANVSMATNFKEGLTVIGVLYHVSNERSEAIEQIIEHLQDVKDYEKLDQPAHMKQSFVVRQLFPKLNGYITYSGSLTTPSCAEAVTWIILSETFPVTLAQVDSFKDTHYEANKVLKSNYRDIQKSYNRPVIFVDDVVGAANHMQVSVGAIIFMFIAIKFM is encoded by the exons ATGTTGCGTTTATTTTCAG CACTTTTTCTACTCTTTGGACTACAACGAATAAGCGCTTCGCATTGGAGCTATCCAGATCGAGATTTAAATGaag CTTTTCCAAATTGGGGTGGCATCTGTGATACGGGAAAACGTCAAAGTCCAATCAACCTTAGCAAAGACAAATCTTTGAAAGGAGTCTTTGATaaacttaaatttgaaaacttcaatGAAAGGCAAAATGGTGTAACATTGGTTAATAATGGACACTCCA TTGTTCTCTCAAACTTCTCAAAACAAATGGAAGTGAAAGGTGGTCCACTACTCGACGAATATGTGGTCGAACAACTACATTTACACTGGTGGTCTGAACATACCATAAACAATATGCGTTATCCGCTTGAAGTGCACATTGTGAGTCGTAATAAACGTTATGCCAATGTTTCCATGGCAACGAATTTCAAAGAAGGTCTCACTGTTATTGGCGTACTCTATCATGTTTCGAATGAGCGTAGCGAGGCGATCGAGCAGATCATCGAACATTTGCAAGATGTAAAGGACTATGAAAAACTCGATCAACCGGCGCATATGAAACAATCATTCGTTGTACGTCAGTTATTTCCCAAACTCAATGGTTATATAACATATTCTGGTTCGTTAACCACGCCCAGTTGTGCTGAGGCGGTTACTTGGATTATTTTGAGTGAAACATTTCCAGTAACGTTAGCGCAG GTTGACAGTTTCAAGGATACTCATTATGAGGCGAATAAAGTTTTGAAAAGTAATTATCGCGATATACAAAAAAGTTATAATCGTCCTGTAATTTTTGTTGATGACGTTGTGGGTGCAGCCAATCATATGCAAGTGTCAGTTGGCGCAattattttcatgtttattgCCATTAAATTTATGTAA